In Candidatus Defluviibacterium haderslevense, the following are encoded in one genomic region:
- a CDS encoding sigma-70 family RNA polymerase sigma factor: MLEQELWTRLKNGDQNALKSIYDQHYSNLCQYGLRLVTHTDIVEDAIQDVFVELWKYKSNLSETDSIKSYLFVCIKRKIIKLVKDYQKHSSNEQIEEYFDAGYFEDSLISSEIVEEQNSKLKQAVSKLSKRQQEVLYLKFEEGLDYEQISKIMDLKYQSVRNLVSTAIIKIKEHLTILSVIIFYFISTNLLNFTLNYISNDYRMIGK, encoded by the coding sequence ATGTTAGAGCAAGAACTTTGGACCAGACTAAAAAATGGAGATCAAAATGCCCTTAAATCTATATATGACCAACATTATAGTAATTTGTGTCAATATGGATTAAGGTTAGTAACACATACTGATATTGTCGAAGATGCTATTCAAGATGTATTTGTCGAATTATGGAAATACAAATCCAACTTATCAGAAACAGATTCAATTAAAAGTTATTTGTTTGTATGTATAAAGAGAAAAATCATTAAACTTGTAAAAGATTACCAAAAGCATTCTTCAAACGAACAAATAGAAGAATATTTTGATGCTGGTTATTTCGAAGATAGCTTAATTTCATCTGAAATTGTCGAAGAACAAAATTCTAAACTTAAGCAAGCTGTGTCCAAATTATCTAAAAGACAACAAGAAGTTCTTTATTTAAAATTTGAAGAAGGTCTTGATTATGAGCAGATTAGTAAAATTATGGACTTAAAATATCAATCCGTAAGAAACTTGGTTTCAACGGCTATTATTAAAATAAAGGAACATTTAACGATTTTAAGTGTAATAATATTCTATTTTATCAGTACAAATTTGTTAAATTTTACTCTTAATTATATATCAAATGATTACAGAATGATAGGAAAATGA